One Methanobacterium alcaliphilum DNA segment encodes these proteins:
- a CDS encoding UPF0058 family protein, whose translation MYKDEMIQLHQFLVYVLKYLENGYEIKSECEDYISLNISPHHIHRTKAEHKYAIFVLSSAISEIIAKENNGTLPTNVVNGLSELAKRSRKELIKVDLQLEAK comes from the coding sequence ATGTATAAGGATGAAATGATACAACTCCATCAATTTTTAGTATATGTTTTAAAATATTTAGAAAACGGCTACGAAATAAAAAGTGAATGCGAAGATTATATCTCACTTAATATTAGCCCTCACCACATCCATAGAACTAAAGCCGAGCATAAATATGCAATTTTTGTGCTTTCAAGTGCAATTTCTGAAATCATTGCCAAGGAAAATAATGGGACTTTACCAACTAATGTTGTGAATGGGTTATCAGAGCTGGCAAAAAGATCTAGAAAAGAATTAATAAAAGTTGATCTCCAACTAGAAGCCAAATAA
- a CDS encoding pyrroline-5-carboxylate reductase family protein: MVRNKLKIGFIGYGSMGSMIINGLLKSNALCPDRIIISTRTREKLIDLKREYPEIEIADNNRSLAEKIDKIFLFVTTGEVINVIEEIKESLSKDVHIIHISAGMDMSTFSTVFHGKVTQIIPSLTSAAFEGVSLLLHNQEVSESEKKYLEELFENISIVKTVQESDLRIGTDLTSCAPAFWAFLAMKFADIGAEKSGIPKKDARDMVIQTLYGTAKLMANEDWDPDEIISRVATPGGITEEGLKILDEDIGPVFNRLFHATSSKINTVRNGLK; encoded by the coding sequence ATGGTACGAAATAAATTGAAAATAGGTTTTATTGGATATGGCAGTATGGGTAGTATGATAATCAATGGCTTATTAAAATCCAATGCATTGTGTCCCGATCGTATAATAATATCAACCCGTACTCGGGAAAAATTAATCGATTTAAAAAGAGAGTATCCTGAAATTGAAATAGCGGATAATAATAGATCGTTAGCAGAAAAAATAGATAAAATTTTTTTATTTGTAACAACTGGTGAAGTGATAAATGTAATTGAAGAAATTAAAGAATCACTATCTAAAGATGTTCATATTATACATATTTCTGCTGGTATGGATATGAGTACATTTTCTACTGTATTCCATGGTAAAGTTACTCAGATTATCCCCAGCTTAACTTCTGCAGCATTTGAAGGAGTTTCATTATTATTACATAATCAAGAAGTTTCAGAATCTGAAAAAAAATATTTAGAAGAATTATTTGAGAACATAAGCATTGTAAAGACAGTTCAAGAAAGTGATTTAAGAATTGGAACAGATCTCACTAGCTGTGCTCCTGCATTCTGGGCATTTTTGGCCATGAAATTCGCGGACATAGGGGCGGAGAAAAGCGGAATTCCTAAAAAAGATGCCCGTGATATGGTTATCCAAACTTTATATGGCACAGCTAAACTCATGGCCAATGAAGATTGGGATCCGGATGAAATAATTTCTAGAGTAGCAACTCCTGGCGGAATAACTGAAGAAGGGTTGAAGATATTGGATGAAGATATTGGCCCTGTTTTTAACAGATTATTCCATGCAACATCATCTAAAATTAATACAGTACGAAATGGATTAAAATAA
- the hisD gene encoding histidinol dehydrogenase: MEIVEYKDQEIVELIKRSQTDVDDVLITVQSIINDVKLNGDNALKEYTAKFDGVNLENFKVTSDEIEKSYNNLEAGIVNSLKKAASNIEKFHKLQLPNEWFQNIAPGIDAGQIIRPIESVGCYIPGGRAVYPSTILMTAIPAKIAGVEKIVCCTPPQKDAKIADAILVAADIAGADEVYKVGGAQAIAAMAYGTDSIKTVNKIVGPGNIFVTAAKKLVFGEVDIDFPAGPSEVLILADETANADYIAFDILAQAEHDPNASCFLVTTSESLARDVQSIVQENIKYMERSNIIKESLEKYGKIVITKSENEAIYFANQYAAEHLIIMTKNPENTLKYIKNAGSIFLGELTPVAAGDYGSGTNHVLPTAGCAKMYSGLSTESFLKKPTVQKLSVDGLEYLKDVVVPLAEYEGLFAHSESFKKRLNK, encoded by the coding sequence ATGGAAATCGTAGAATATAAAGACCAGGAAATTGTTGAACTGATCAAAAGATCTCAAACTGATGTTGATGATGTTTTAATTACAGTTCAGTCCATTATTAACGATGTTAAATTAAATGGGGATAATGCTTTAAAAGAATACACGGCGAAATTCGATGGCGTTAATCTCGAAAATTTCAAAGTTACTTCTGATGAAATTGAAAAAAGCTATAATAACTTGGAAGCCGGGATAGTTAATTCATTAAAAAAAGCAGCTTCCAACATTGAAAAATTTCATAAATTACAACTCCCTAATGAATGGTTCCAAAATATTGCTCCTGGAATTGATGCAGGTCAAATTATAAGGCCTATAGAGAGTGTGGGTTGTTATATTCCCGGAGGTAGAGCAGTCTATCCTTCTACTATTCTCATGACAGCTATACCTGCAAAAATTGCAGGGGTTGAAAAAATTGTATGCTGTACTCCCCCTCAAAAAGATGCTAAAATTGCCGATGCTATTTTGGTTGCTGCAGATATAGCTGGTGCAGATGAAGTTTATAAAGTGGGTGGTGCACAAGCTATCGCAGCGATGGCATATGGTACCGATAGCATTAAAACTGTAAACAAAATTGTGGGTCCGGGTAATATTTTTGTAACTGCTGCTAAAAAATTGGTTTTTGGAGAAGTGGATATTGATTTTCCGGCAGGCCCATCTGAAGTTTTAATATTAGCAGATGAAACAGCTAATGCAGATTACATTGCTTTTGATATTCTTGCCCAAGCAGAGCATGATCCCAATGCTTCCTGTTTTTTAGTAACAACTTCTGAGTCTTTAGCCCGAGATGTTCAAAGTATTGTCCAAGAAAACATTAAATATATGGAAAGAAGCAATATCATAAAAGAATCTCTTGAAAAATATGGGAAAATTGTTATAACAAAATCTGAGAATGAAGCAATATATTTTGCAAACCAATATGCTGCTGAACACTTGATTATAATGACCAAAAATCCTGAAAATACATTAAAATATATTAAAAATGCAGGTTCCATATTTTTAGGTGAGTTGACTCCTGTCGCTGCTGGAGATTATGGTTCCGGTACAAACCATGTTCTGCCAACTGCAGGATGTGCTAAAATGTATTCTGGGCTTTCTACTGAATCTTTTTTAAAGAAACCAACAGTACAAAAATTATCTGTTGATGGATTAGAATATTTAAAAGATGTGGTTGTTCCTTTAGCAGAATATGAAGGTTTATTTGCTCACTCAGAGTCATTTAAAAAGAGATTAAATAAATAA
- a CDS encoding RimK/LysX family protein has product MEYEELKKLLKFSLKEKEVIKNLQIPDDAFLPLIFSIRFGGDWSLSKNSRKTMAIKEKITQYNENTKEGYTLEKVYLFLNPQVIKEEGVVYRLEKCSTKNERELVKRPYEVLVKGDFILEATLNPLDLKIRLKKINNPLKFTGPSAYGVSHEIEHLEKIKSEGKPFWEFEYEIVH; this is encoded by the coding sequence TTGGAATATGAAGAGCTAAAAAAATTATTGAAATTTAGTTTAAAAGAAAAAGAGGTCATAAAAAATCTTCAGATCCCTGATGATGCCTTTTTACCTTTAATTTTCTCAATTAGATTCGGCGGCGACTGGAGTTTAAGTAAAAATTCCCGCAAAACCATGGCTATTAAAGAAAAGATTACTCAATATAATGAAAATACTAAAGAGGGTTATACTTTAGAGAAAGTTTACTTATTTTTAAATCCACAGGTGATTAAAGAAGAAGGTGTTGTTTACCGCTTAGAAAAATGTAGTACCAAAAATGAAAGAGAGCTAGTGAAAAGACCATATGAAGTATTAGTAAAGGGGGACTTCATATTAGAAGCAACTCTTAATCCCCTCGACCTTAAAATTAGATTAAAAAAAATCAATAATCCCTTAAAATTTACAGGTCCCAGTGCTTACGGAGTATCCCATGAAATAGAGCACCTTGAAAAAATAAAATCCGAAGGAAAACCATTCTGGGAATTTGAATACGAAATAGTTCATTAA
- a CDS encoding cyclic 2,3-diphosphoglycerate synthase, producing MKSMRKMVCLVDGEHYLPVTKSAIEMLDSLEHIDVVAMVFIGGTEKLRSGSEKEYEEMMGRPVHFGPHTDEIPYQLIVEMVNQYQADVVMDLSDEPVLDYSKRFKIASEVLKLGIPYEGPDFEFKPLTEYNVLKKPSLKILGTGKRIGKTAVSAYAARLIHENKYNPCVVAMGRGGPEEPEIVRGDQLEITPQFLMEQSDKGVHAASDHWEDALMSRTLTIGCRRCGGGMVGDVFITNMKKGAKLANDVDADFVIMEGSGAAIPPIKTNKHIVLIGANQPIINIKNFFGPYRINLADLVILTMCEEPMSSAEKVEEIEKFVNEINPEAKVIPTVFRPKPLENINGKNVLFATTAPESIKDVLVDHLEDQYKCKVVGTTPHLSNRPLLQKDIEKYMDKSDVMLTELKAAAVDVATKDALKAGMEVVYCDNIPLVIDEKYGKLSEAIIDVVEKSIADFNAK from the coding sequence ATGAAAAGTATGAGAAAAATGGTTTGTTTAGTAGATGGGGAACATTACTTGCCAGTGACTAAATCCGCTATTGAAATGTTGGATAGTCTTGAACATATAGATGTTGTAGCCATGGTTTTTATTGGAGGAACAGAAAAACTCAGATCGGGTTCTGAAAAAGAATATGAAGAAATGATGGGTAGGCCTGTTCATTTTGGACCGCACACCGATGAAATCCCGTACCAATTAATTGTGGAAATGGTGAACCAATACCAAGCAGATGTGGTTATGGATTTAAGTGATGAACCCGTTCTTGATTATTCTAAAAGATTTAAAATAGCTTCTGAAGTTTTAAAGTTAGGAATTCCTTATGAAGGCCCTGATTTTGAATTCAAACCTTTGACAGAATATAATGTACTTAAAAAACCATCATTAAAAATTTTAGGTACTGGAAAAAGAATAGGTAAAACAGCTGTTTCTGCATATGCTGCGCGTTTAATTCATGAAAATAAATATAATCCCTGCGTAGTTGCTATGGGTCGAGGAGGACCTGAAGAACCAGAAATAGTTCGAGGAGATCAGTTAGAAATCACCCCTCAATTTTTGATGGAACAATCAGATAAAGGAGTCCACGCGGCATCAGATCACTGGGAAGATGCATTAATGAGCCGTACACTAACCATAGGTTGTAGAAGATGTGGAGGTGGGATGGTAGGAGATGTTTTTATCACCAACATGAAAAAAGGAGCTAAGCTTGCCAATGACGTTGACGCCGACTTTGTGATAATGGAAGGAAGCGGGGCAGCCATCCCCCCTATAAAAACAAACAAACACATAGTTCTTATAGGTGCAAATCAACCTATAATCAACATTAAAAACTTTTTTGGGCCTTATCGTATTAATTTAGCCGATTTAGTAATCCTCACCATGTGCGAAGAACCCATGTCCAGTGCTGAGAAAGTTGAAGAAATTGAAAAGTTTGTTAATGAAATTAATCCAGAAGCAAAAGTTATCCCCACAGTTTTCCGCCCTAAACCTTTAGAAAACATTAATGGAAAAAATGTCTTATTTGCTACTACCGCACCAGAATCAATTAAAGATGTTTTAGTAGATCACCTCGAAGATCAATATAAATGTAAAGTTGTTGGAACTACTCCCCACTTATCTAACCGACCTTTATTGCAGAAAGATATTGAAAAATACATGGATAAATCCGATGTAATGCTCACAGAGCTTAAAGCTGCTGCAGTAGATGTGGCAACAAAAGATGCATTAAAAGCAGGCATGGAAGTTGTTTACTGCGATAACATACCTCTGGTAATTGATGAGAAATACGGTAAACTATCTGAGGCTATAATTGATGTTGTGGAGAAATCTATTGCTGATTTTAATGCAAAATAA
- the aspS gene encoding aspartate--tRNA(Asn) ligase encodes MISSLGDLRRTHYSKEVNPDLNGEEVLIMGWTHEIRDLGGIIFVLLRDRDGIVQVTAPSKKIEKELFEDLRKIKKESIIAVRGNVQESPKAPNGVEVLPTSLIVLNESKQPLPLDPTEKVRAEIDTRLDSRFLDLRKPAVSSIFKIKSRMLHSVRVFLEENGYLEVNTPKLVASATEGGTELFPITYFEREAFLGQSPQLYKQTMMSAGFDKVYEIAPIFRAEEHDTLRHLNEVISIDMESSFMSHEDVMDVLEKMVVQSISDVKKHCAADLEVLDIDLEIPEIPFKRLDYDDVIDMVNAQGVPLEHGEDLSRAAEKALGEMMEGYYFITGWPTEIKPFYVMADEETPEKSYAFDLMYKDLEISSGAMREHRYDILVEKIKSKGLNPESFERYLAAFDYGMPPHAGWGVGAERFNMTITGLNNIRETVLFPRDRRRLTP; translated from the coding sequence ATGATAAGTTCATTAGGTGATTTAAGAAGAACTCATTATTCAAAAGAAGTTAATCCAGATTTAAATGGGGAAGAAGTTCTTATTATGGGATGGACTCATGAAATTAGGGATTTAGGTGGAATAATATTTGTTTTACTACGTGATAGGGATGGTATTGTTCAGGTCACGGCTCCCAGTAAAAAAATTGAAAAAGAACTTTTCGAAGATTTGCGAAAAATTAAAAAAGAATCTATAATTGCAGTTAGAGGAAATGTCCAGGAATCACCTAAAGCACCTAATGGTGTGGAAGTTTTACCCACTTCTTTAATTGTTTTAAATGAATCTAAGCAGCCACTTCCTCTTGATCCTACTGAAAAAGTAAGAGCAGAAATAGATACTCGTTTGGATTCCAGATTTTTAGATTTAAGAAAGCCTGCAGTTAGTTCCATATTCAAAATTAAAAGCAGAATGCTGCATTCTGTAAGAGTATTTCTTGAAGAAAATGGTTATTTGGAAGTAAACACTCCCAAATTAGTGGCATCTGCTACTGAAGGAGGAACTGAACTTTTTCCAATCACTTATTTTGAAAGAGAAGCATTCCTGGGTCAAAGCCCTCAATTATACAAACAGACCATGATGTCCGCAGGTTTTGATAAAGTATATGAAATTGCACCGATTTTCCGTGCAGAGGAACACGATACTTTAAGACATCTTAATGAAGTCATTTCCATTGATATGGAATCTTCGTTCATGAGCCATGAAGATGTTATGGATGTACTCGAAAAAATGGTTGTTCAATCTATCAGTGATGTTAAAAAGCACTGTGCAGCGGATTTAGAAGTATTAGATATAGATCTGGAAATTCCTGAAATCCCATTTAAAAGATTGGACTATGATGATGTAATCGATATGGTTAATGCTCAGGGAGTTCCTTTAGAACATGGTGAAGATCTATCAAGAGCAGCTGAAAAAGCATTAGGTGAAATGATGGAGGGTTATTATTTCATCACAGGATGGCCTACTGAAATTAAGCCTTTCTATGTAATGGCTGATGAAGAGACTCCTGAAAAGAGTTATGCATTTGATTTAATGTACAAAGATCTGGAAATTTCCTCTGGGGCGATGAGAGAACACAGATATGATATTCTGGTGGAAAAAATCAAAAGTAAAGGTTTAAATCCTGAATCATTTGAACGTTATTTAGCAGCATTTGATTATGGAATGCCCCCACATGCAGGATGGGGAGTGGGTGCTGAAAGATTTAACATGACTATCACCGGGTTAAATAACATTAGAGAAACTGTATTATTCCCACGAGATAGAAGAAGGTTGACTCCTTAA
- the katG gene encoding catalase/peroxidase HPI, producing MDEKSKKNASRSMTNRDWWPNQLNLDILRQHSSKSDPVDENFKYAEEFKSLDLDALKKDLNELMTKSQDWWPADFGHYGPLFIRMAWHSAGTYRTGDGRGGGGHGSQRFAPLNSWPDNANLDKARRLLWPIKQKYGQKISWADLMIIAGNVALESMGFQTFGFGGGREDIWEPEKDIYWGSEREWLSDERHSEDRELENPLAALEMGLIYVNPEGPNGKPDPIAAARDIRESFARMAMNDEETVALIAGGHAFGKTHGAGDPALVGPEPETAPIEQQGLGWKCSLGTGKGNDTITGGPEVIWTNTPTKWDNNFLRILFEFEWELTKSPAGAYQWKPKDDAGAGTVPDPHDSSKRRTPGMLTTDLSLRFDPIYEKISRHFYENPDQLEDAFARAWFKLTHRDMGPRTRYLGTEVPEEDLIWQDPIPEVNHQLIDEEDIAVLKSRILNSGVSVSEMVSTAWASASTFRGSDNRGGANGARIRLAPQKDWEVNQPEQLTKVLDMLEEIHDEFNNAQSGDKKVSMADMIVLAGCAGVEQAAKNAGYDLKVPFIPGRMDALEEQTDVKSFAVLEPVADGFRNYQKIQIEVKPEELLVDKAQLLTLTVPEMTVLIGGLRVLGVNFGGSQNGVFTKRIESLTNDFFVNLLDMKTEWKVSSEDDNMFEGYDRATGEFKWTGTRVDLIFGSNSELRALAEFYACDDSQNKFMHDFIKAWDKVMNLDRFDLTLS from the coding sequence ATGGATGAAAAAAGTAAAAAAAATGCTAGCAGGAGCATGACGAATAGAGATTGGTGGCCAAACCAATTAAATCTTGATATCCTGCGTCAGCATTCCTCAAAATCTGATCCAGTGGACGAGAATTTCAAATATGCTGAAGAATTCAAGAGCCTGGATTTAGATGCTTTAAAAAAAGACCTCAATGAACTTATGACGAAGTCTCAGGATTGGTGGCCTGCTGATTTTGGTCATTATGGGCCTTTATTCATTCGCATGGCATGGCACAGTGCGGGAACATATAGGACTGGTGACGGCCGAGGGGGAGGAGGACATGGCAGCCAACGATTTGCACCTTTAAATAGCTGGCCTGACAATGCCAATCTCGACAAGGCACGTCGATTGCTCTGGCCTATAAAACAGAAGTATGGTCAAAAAATTTCCTGGGCTGACCTGATGATTATCGCAGGTAATGTTGCCTTAGAATCCATGGGTTTTCAGACTTTTGGTTTTGGTGGAGGGCGTGAAGATATTTGGGAACCCGAAAAAGATATATATTGGGGTTCTGAAAGAGAGTGGCTTTCAGATGAGCGTCACAGTGAGGATAGGGAACTTGAAAATCCCCTTGCTGCTCTTGAGATGGGTTTGATTTATGTCAATCCGGAAGGGCCTAATGGTAAGCCAGATCCCATTGCTGCTGCTAGGGATATTCGAGAGAGTTTTGCTCGTATGGCTATGAACGATGAAGAGACAGTAGCTCTCATAGCGGGAGGTCATGCTTTTGGTAAAACTCACGGCGCTGGTGATCCTGCATTGGTTGGCCCTGAGCCAGAAACTGCTCCAATTGAGCAGCAGGGTTTGGGTTGGAAGTGCAGCTTAGGTACTGGAAAAGGTAACGATACGATTACCGGAGGCCCTGAAGTGATATGGACTAATACTCCTACGAAGTGGGACAACAACTTTCTGCGAATATTATTCGAATTTGAATGGGAACTGACTAAGAGTCCTGCAGGTGCATACCAATGGAAACCAAAAGATGATGCAGGAGCTGGTACTGTACCCGACCCACATGATTCCTCAAAACGCCGCACACCAGGTATGTTAACCACGGACCTTTCTTTAAGATTCGATCCTATCTACGAAAAGATTTCAAGACATTTTTATGAAAACCCAGACCAGCTTGAAGATGCATTTGCTCGGGCTTGGTTTAAGTTAACCCATCGTGATATGGGTCCTCGAACGCGATATCTCGGTACGGAGGTACCTGAAGAGGATCTTATCTGGCAGGACCCTATTCCTGAGGTTAATCACCAACTCATAGATGAAGAAGACATTGCTGTCCTTAAGAGCAGAATATTAAATTCGGGGGTTTCAGTTTCAGAGATGGTTTCGACTGCTTGGGCATCAGCATCCACTTTCCGAGGTTCAGACAACCGAGGTGGTGCCAATGGTGCTCGCATAAGGCTGGCCCCGCAGAAAGATTGGGAAGTAAACCAGCCAGAACAGCTAACTAAAGTACTTGATATGCTTGAAGAGATCCATGACGAATTTAATAATGCCCAATCAGGCGATAAGAAGGTATCTATGGCGGATATGATCGTTTTGGCTGGTTGTGCTGGTGTTGAGCAAGCTGCGAAAAATGCAGGATATGATTTAAAGGTGCCTTTCATCCCGGGACGTATGGATGCTCTAGAAGAGCAAACTGATGTAAAATCTTTCGCAGTACTCGAACCAGTAGCTGATGGGTTCCGTAACTATCAAAAGATTCAAATTGAAGTTAAGCCTGAAGAGCTGCTAGTGGATAAAGCTCAATTGTTAACATTGACTGTTCCAGAGATGACAGTTCTCATTGGAGGTTTGCGTGTTCTAGGGGTTAACTTTGGAGGATCTCAAAATGGTGTCTTCACTAAAAGGATTGAGAGCCTTACTAATGATTTCTTTGTGAATTTGCTTGATATGAAAACGGAATGGAAGGTGTCTTCAGAAGATGATAATATGTTTGAGGGGTATGACAGAGCAACGGGTGAATTCAAGTGGACTGGTACGAGAGTTGATCTCATATTTGGTTCAAACTCTGAACTCAGGGCATTAGCTGAATTTTATGCCTGTGATGATTCTCAAAATAAGTTCATGCACGATTTTATAAAGGCATGGGACAAGGTCATGAACCTTGACCGGTTTGATCTGACCTTATCCTAA